GGTGTTCAGCCTGCGCCAGAACCAGGTCTATAACGCGCGGATGATCCCGGTACGCCTGCGCGACCATATTTTTTATACCCTGTTTGCTCCCTACCAGCATCCGAAGGTGGCAATGGCGCTGATCCTGGAAAATGGCGGTGGTGACGGGGTGGTGGCCGGGCCGGTGGCAAGGAAGATCCTTGATCATATCTTCCTGCCCGGCCACGGTATGGCGGAAACGCCGCCCGGCCTCCCGGGGGATGCGCCGCCCGCAGAGCGCGACGCACTTCCCCCGGGCGACAGTGACGGCGCCCGGTAGCCCCGGGCGTTATTTTATTCCGTTCTCAAACAGTCTGGCATCGGTAGCCAGGCTGTCTATTACGCCTTTCAGGGTCTCCATGGTGACTGCCTGCTGGGAGTTAGAGAGCTGTTTCCCGTTCCCTTTACGCAGCACTTTTATCAGCACCTTCCCGGTGACAGAGTCAACCGCTTCGGCTTCGAAGTAGAGGTGGGTATCCTGGGTACGATACCCGGTGACCACCTGCCCGGCGGCCAGCACCATGGTGACCGGCAGCACTTCATAGAACTGCATGGATTCATTGCTGGTATTCACCGCGGTAATGGCGCTGCGGATGATGAGCGTTTTCGGCCCCGGTTTGGTGGTGAGCGTGAAGCGGGACTGCAGGGATGACTTCAGCTTCTGGTCGGCATAGTTGCGGACCTGGTTGAGGGTCTCCTGGGAAACCTGAGGGCCCGGGCGCGGGGTCGGGTAGTAGGTGACCGGGTTATAAATTAACTTGTCGTAGTTTGCGAAGTTTACTGTGGGATCAACCCAGCGCAGGACCGGCTGGCCCGAGGCGCTGACGGCTTCCGTCAACCCGCTGTAGTCTTTAAGAAAGCCGGAGTATTGTTGCTTTTCTGTCCGGCTGGAGCTGCACCCGCTGAGCATGACGCCCGCAGTGACCAGTGCGCAAAGCAGTTTAGCTGTGGAATTCAGGTTCATGGTTATGGTCTCTGTCTTATAAAGTGGGATCCCGGGATATTATTGAGGTTATTTCCACGGGTAATTAATGACGATTTCCTGTACACCGTTAATAACAAACTGCACACCCATACAAACCAGTAAAAAGCCCATCAGCCGGGAGATGGCATCAATGCCGTTTTTTCCTACCAGACGCATGATGGTATTTGAGCTTAGCAGGCTGCCCCACAAAATAATGCTCAGCAGAGCAAATATCAGCGGCGGCGCCACCCAGATAACCCACTCCGGGAAAATACTTTTGTCGTTAATGGTTGAGGCGGAGCTGATAATCATGGCGATGGTGCCGGGCCCGGCGGTGCTGGGCATCGCCAGGGGCACAAACGCGATATTTGCCGCAGCCCGCGGTGCTGTGGTGGCGGGCTCCGGGCGTACCGGGGCCGGGAATAGCATTCGAAAGCCAATAAACATCACGATTAAGCCACCGGCGATACGCAACCCGGGAATAGAGATACCAAAGGTATTCATCACCACCTGGCCTGCATACCAGGCCACCATCAGAATAATAAACACATACAGGCTGGCCATGGCAGACTGCTGGCGGCGCTCGGCGTGGGTCATTTCACCAGAAAGGCCGAGGAATAAAGCAACCGTGGTTAGCGGGTTAGCCAG
This Shimwellia blattae DSM 4481 = NBRC 105725 DNA region includes the following protein-coding sequences:
- a CDS encoding DUF3313 domain-containing protein, which encodes MNLNSTAKLLCALVTAGVMLSGCSSSRTEKQQYSGFLKDYSGLTEAVSASGQPVLRWVDPTVNFANYDKLIYNPVTYYPTPRPGPQVSQETLNQVRNYADQKLKSSLQSRFTLTTKPGPKTLIIRSAITAVNTSNESMQFYEVLPVTMVLAAGQVVTGYRTQDTHLYFEAEAVDSVTGKVLIKVLRKGNGKQLSNSQQAVTMETLKGVIDSLATDARLFENGIK
- a CDS encoding MarC family NAAT transporter; protein product: MFELIEAILLGLAVLLPLANPLTTVALFLGLSGEMTHAERRQQSAMASLYVFIILMVAWYAGQVVMNTFGISIPGLRIAGGLIVMFIGFRMLFPAPVRPEPATTAPRAAANIAFVPLAMPSTAGPGTIAMIISSASTINDKSIFPEWVIWVAPPLIFALLSIILWGSLLSSNTIMRLVGKNGIDAISRLMGFLLVCMGVQFVINGVQEIVINYPWK